Proteins encoded within one genomic window of Rhinoderma darwinii isolate aRhiDar2 chromosome 5, aRhiDar2.hap1, whole genome shotgun sequence:
- the LOC142652026 gene encoding uncharacterized protein LOC142652026 isoform X2, whose amino-acid sequence MRIILVLVYFTLITPGKCLTLPDFSYWTSYFQSYESPFHNLIQWTLEDFLFWMKYLPFYGSSYRTPRPWRFEGFLSDPVGDPYTPAGHKRIRERCNGNIEIGFITPRQKPTVLQTAYKWIISKFFGKNQPHVVPRKDPSECDTKLHLRLLYGAACALMISPLIVMLTVATVLAHETPRRKVSFNNIVRVRSIPPDNRGRKARCSEEHKERTFVDDKKPRRNIFKDLRSFWSCLSPERD is encoded by the exons ATGAGGATCATACTTGTATTAGTGTATTTTACTCTGATCACGCCTGGTAAATGCTTGACATTGCCG GACTTTTCATATTGGACTTCTTACTTTCAATCTTATGAAAGTCCATTTCACAACCTCATTCAATGGACTCTGGAG GACTTCTTGTTTTGGATGAAATATCTTCCTTTCTATGGAAGCTCCTACAGAACCCCGAGACCATGGAGGTTTGAG GGATTTCTCTCTGACCCTGTTGGAGACCCATACACTCCTGCTGGACATAAAAGGATAAGAGAGCGGTGTAATGGC AATATTGAAATTGGATTCATCACCCCGCGCCAGAAGCCAACAGTTTTACAGACGGCCTATAAGTGGATAATTTCTAAGTTCTTTGGG AAGAACCAACCACATGTGGTGCCCCGAAAAGACCCCTCAGAATGTGACACCAAACTACATTTACGGCTTCTCTATGGCGCGGCCTGTGCCCTGATGATTTCACCACTCATCGTAATGCTGACTGTGGCTACAGTGCTTGCCCATGAGACACCACGACGCAAAGTGTCATTCAACAACATTGTTCGAGTGCGTTCTATACCACCTGACAACAGAGGACGCAAGGCTCGTTGTTCTGAAGAACACAAGGAGAGGACATTTGTAGATGACAAAAAGCCCAGAAGAAATATATTCAAAGATCTAAGATCTTTCTGGAGCTGCCTAAGTCCTGAGAGAGACTGA
- the LOC142652026 gene encoding uncharacterized protein LOC142652026 isoform X3, protein MRIILVLVYFTLITPGKCLTLPDFLFWMKYLPFYGSSYRTPRPWRFEDFQSEDIVPHIRIMFQLFGGFLSDPVGDPYTPAGHKRIRERCNGNIEIGFITPRQKPTVLQTAYKWIISKFFGKNQPHVVPRKDPSECDTKLHLRLLYGAACALMISPLIVMLTVATVLAHETPRRKVSFNNIVRVRSIPPDNRGRKARCSEEHKERTFVDDKKPRRNIFKDLRSFWSCLSPERD, encoded by the exons ATGAGGATCATACTTGTATTAGTGTATTTTACTCTGATCACGCCTGGTAAATGCTTGACATTGCCG GACTTCTTGTTTTGGATGAAATATCTTCCTTTCTATGGAAGCTCCTACAGAACCCCGAGACCATGGAGGTTTGAG GACTTCCAATCTGAGGACATCGTTCCTCATATAAGAATCATGTTCCAGCTCTTCGGG GGATTTCTCTCTGACCCTGTTGGAGACCCATACACTCCTGCTGGACATAAAAGGATAAGAGAGCGGTGTAATGGC AATATTGAAATTGGATTCATCACCCCGCGCCAGAAGCCAACAGTTTTACAGACGGCCTATAAGTGGATAATTTCTAAGTTCTTTGGG AAGAACCAACCACATGTGGTGCCCCGAAAAGACCCCTCAGAATGTGACACCAAACTACATTTACGGCTTCTCTATGGCGCGGCCTGTGCCCTGATGATTTCACCACTCATCGTAATGCTGACTGTGGCTACAGTGCTTGCCCATGAGACACCACGACGCAAAGTGTCATTCAACAACATTGTTCGAGTGCGTTCTATACCACCTGACAACAGAGGACGCAAGGCTCGTTGTTCTGAAGAACACAAGGAGAGGACATTTGTAGATGACAAAAAGCCCAGAAGAAATATATTCAAAGATCTAAGATCTTTCTGGAGCTGCCTAAGTCCTGAGAGAGACTGA
- the LOC142652026 gene encoding uncharacterized protein LOC142652026 isoform X1, producing MRIILVLVYFTLITPGKCLTLPDFSYWTSYFQSYESPFHNLIQWTLEDFLFWMKYLPFYGSSYRTPRPWRFEDFQSEDIVPHIRIMFQLFGGFLSDPVGDPYTPAGHKRIRERCNGNIEIGFITPRQKPTVLQTAYKWIISKFFGKNQPHVVPRKDPSECDTKLHLRLLYGAACALMISPLIVMLTVATVLAHETPRRKVSFNNIVRVRSIPPDNRGRKARCSEEHKERTFVDDKKPRRNIFKDLRSFWSCLSPERD from the exons ATGAGGATCATACTTGTATTAGTGTATTTTACTCTGATCACGCCTGGTAAATGCTTGACATTGCCG GACTTTTCATATTGGACTTCTTACTTTCAATCTTATGAAAGTCCATTTCACAACCTCATTCAATGGACTCTGGAG GACTTCTTGTTTTGGATGAAATATCTTCCTTTCTATGGAAGCTCCTACAGAACCCCGAGACCATGGAGGTTTGAG GACTTCCAATCTGAGGACATCGTTCCTCATATAAGAATCATGTTCCAGCTCTTCGGG GGATTTCTCTCTGACCCTGTTGGAGACCCATACACTCCTGCTGGACATAAAAGGATAAGAGAGCGGTGTAATGGC AATATTGAAATTGGATTCATCACCCCGCGCCAGAAGCCAACAGTTTTACAGACGGCCTATAAGTGGATAATTTCTAAGTTCTTTGGG AAGAACCAACCACATGTGGTGCCCCGAAAAGACCCCTCAGAATGTGACACCAAACTACATTTACGGCTTCTCTATGGCGCGGCCTGTGCCCTGATGATTTCACCACTCATCGTAATGCTGACTGTGGCTACAGTGCTTGCCCATGAGACACCACGACGCAAAGTGTCATTCAACAACATTGTTCGAGTGCGTTCTATACCACCTGACAACAGAGGACGCAAGGCTCGTTGTTCTGAAGAACACAAGGAGAGGACATTTGTAGATGACAAAAAGCCCAGAAGAAATATATTCAAAGATCTAAGATCTTTCTGGAGCTGCCTAAGTCCTGAGAGAGACTGA